The sequence below is a genomic window from Tachyglossus aculeatus isolate mTacAcu1 chromosome X1, mTacAcu1.pri, whole genome shotgun sequence.
GGGGGTCCAGTTTCGCCTCCTCCCCAGGTCACGCTGCTCCCAGGGGCTTCTCTGCAGGGACCGGCCTCAtttcctgtctccctgccctcagtTCCTAAAATAGTTTCAGATGTTTCCTGTCTTGAGCTGCGCCTCCACCATTCCCCTGTCTGGGCCCCCGGGCTGCCTATGCCcagttctcccctcctttccttccttccctcctccagctccacTGCGCCCCTAATCGgttctcccctcgcccccagggTGACGGAGCTGGTGGAGAGAATCACGGGCCACGCCCTGGAGCCCCGCTGCCGGGTCCTGGTCTTGGAGATGGGctgtgagggtgaggaggaggacacGACCTTCCCCCCGCTCCACTACTGCCTGCGCGGAGCCGAGCGCCTGGTCCCGGGTGAGTGACCAGGAGTTGGAAGCGCCCCCTGGTCCCGGGGCCTGGGCAGCCTCGGGGCCCAGAGGCCGCAGTGTCACCACCAATAAAGATGTGGCGCATCCATTCTGGGTGATGGCAGCCAACTGGAATCCTAGTAGTCAGTCAGAGGTCTGAACCCTAGGTCTCtcagcagggggtggggtggggtgggggttgggggggggctgCTGCATGGAGCAGTTATCCCTCAGTCACAAGGTCCCAGGAGCCTCAAGGCTGGAGGCCAGTAACCCCTCCCCCCCGGAGGGATGGGAGCATCAGGATTCAGTCAGCTTGGCTTCTGCACCCACTCGGGTACCTCCCACCGAGCCAGCCAGACCGCCGTAGCTCCGGGTTTCAGCACTGGGGCCTGCTGGACTCTCTTCACGTATTTTCTTCCAGTAGCCGTTCCCAACCCCTCCCAAgccccttgaagggaagaagagccgCGGGTCTCAAGAAGAAAACCCTTTATTGTCCTGAGGGTGGGAGGGGCTCAGATATAGCCAATGACGTCGTTGCAGATGATGGGCTGCCGGCTGCGGCTGCTCATGAGGGCAGCGAAGCGGGTGAAGTCTGTGGCGAGGTCCGATCCGGGGAGTGGGCAGCCAGGCACGGGGGGGCAGGACAGGCGCTTGGCCGCCATGGCCGCCCTGCCGCCCCCCTGGGCCGCctctccggcccggccccggctcccTCCCAGCCGGCGCCGGAGGTGCTCCGAGAGGTTGAGCAGAAAGCCCTTCCCCAGCCAGCGGGGAGGCAGGGGCCGCCCCTCGCCCCCGGCCTCGGGCAGCTCCATCCAGTTCTCCACCAAGTCTGCGAAGCAGTTGTCCCCCAGCACCAGGGGCTGGCGGCTGCGGCCCCGCGAGAGAAGAGAGGCAGTCCAGTCGTCGCTCTCCAGCCCCCGCCAGTGCTCCAGGCAGGCATCCGAAGTGGACTTGGGGCGGGGGCGGCGCTCGGGGGCTGGGCTGGCCCGGCCCCGCAGGAAGCCTCCGGCCGCCAGGCGCTGGGCCCGGGCGCAGGGGCCCGGCCGCCGGagcagcggctgctcctcctcccgccaTGTGCCCCCTGACACTTCAGAGTAGCCCGAGTCCCAGTCCAAGCTGCGTTCAGTGGGGGGCAGagcagccccttcctcctcttcctccaggcagCAAGCCGAGTCGGCCTCGGAGGCGGCTGAGGcgcgcagggggtggcagggcGCGGGCGCTGGCCGGGGGGCGCCGCCTGGATCCCGCTTCGGCGCTGGGAGGGGCCGCATCGGGCACTGCATCTGGGGCGACCCCGGTGCCCGCCCACACAGCTGCGGAGGAGAGAAGAGCCAAGTCAGGCGGGGGGCCGCGTTGGAACCGCTAGCCCCCCCTTCCCCGAGCTCGTCCCCGTcttcgtgcccccccccccccccttgcacGCGGTCCCTGCCTGGAGAGGTGGagattcccccctccccgcccccgctgccgccgccgctgctgctgctgctgctgctgcttcggcGGGGCCCCCCGGTCCTTCACCCCCAAGAGGCCCCAGGCCAGGTGGGGCAGCGGGAACTGGCATGTCCCATCGGCACGCGCAGCCCCGCCTGGCCGGCAGCTGCTGCCACGCGCCCAGCCCCCTGGCCCCGCGCTTTCCCCAGCCGGCTGGCCGGCAGGCTGCAGCACGCTCCCCGGCAGGCGAGTCAGCACCCGCCCAGGGCAGCTCGGGGGTGGCGAGGAGCCGGCGTGGGGGAGTGGGGCCGAGACTGGAAGCCTGGCGGGAACAACGCTTCCTCAGTCCCGATGGCTCAGGGATGGCTCAGAGATTACTCAGGTCCCTGCTCTGGGCAagcgggggcaggaggagggccccGACGCAGGGCCTGCGGGCAGGGGAGTTGCTTCGGAGGCGGCTTCGACTGCACAGGAAAAGGGGAGCAAGAGAGGCCGGAGCAATGGGCCCAAGTCCAGGAAGGGGAAGGCCGAGCCTCACTTTCCCTCAACGTGGGTCCACACCCCTCGAGGGAAAGCCAGAACCGACACCCCCTGGAAAGCTGAGCCTTAGAGCGTCTGTCTccgtctctgtatctctctgtctctctctctctctccccgcccctgccctcaCCACCATCTCTCCTCCAGCTGACGGTTGCAGCATCTCTTCTTGCGTGGGTCTCTCTAGCAGcggccccccacccacccggcCAGAACAGACAAGTTCCGACCACAAAGGAAAGGAATGAGATCTCCGAGTGTTTCACTCAGTCCAGCGTACAGGGAAGGACGGCTCATCTGGATTTTGCCTGAGCTGGGAGCGGGACTCCCGCGTTCGTTGGTTCGTTCCCGGCTCTAGCTCCGCCTGTCTGTCTGGGAAAGTCCAAGTCccgctctttgcctcagtttcctctgccgCTCAGGGGCGGTGCTCCCCCCTCCAGGGACCTGGCAAGGGTTGCGCTGTTACCTGATGCCCCCAATCCCGGCCCCTGGAGCTCTCCACCGTCCGAAACCCAACCCCAGCCATCTGCCAAGGGCAGCGCAGGCCAGCTGGGCTATgcgcccctccccctccaaacatGTGTGcaagtacacacacacagatgtacGCGATCATTCAGGCACACGAATGCA
It includes:
- the INKA1 gene encoding PAK4-inhibitor INKA1, encoding MHSSRLDSFLGQLRFELLCGRAPGSPQMQCPMRPLPAPKRDPGGAPRPAPAPCHPLRASAASEADSACCLEEEEEGAALPPTERSLDWDSGYSEVSGGTWREEEQPLLRRPGPCARAQRLAAGGFLRGRASPAPERRPRPKSTSDACLEHWRGLESDDWTASLLSRGRSRQPLVLGDNCFADLVENWMELPEAGGEGRPLPPRWLGKGFLLNLSEHLRRRLGGSRGRAGEAAQGGGRAAMAAKRLSCPPVPGCPLPGSDLATDFTRFAALMSSRSRQPIICNDVIGYI